A DNA window from Desulforegula conservatrix Mb1Pa contains the following coding sequences:
- a CDS encoding glucose-6-phosphate isomerase: MGYNIYSSPVTDAKAWLSLENKKPQICQESGHLKNLTTEKDRITGFSISTPGLFYDFSRQRINKSIMDSLIDLAKEREVRPFFKKMSNGEIVNTTENLPAEHIAIRANFCDLPNTDEARLSSKARGDLLKAISFSKEIRNGSRKSSTGEIFTDVVVIGIGGSHLGTAFVASALKDFSDREIRLHFLSNVDYSGFADITEIIHPSTTLWIVISKSFTTSEVACNAWIAWNYMAESVPDPSMHFVAISASEKAAQSTSPKFSCVFSMPEGVGGRYSVTSTAGILPLSIYIGFENVSKLLKGAHEMDIHASESPEEKNMPLIAALIGLWNNCFLKYPAQGIIPYSNRLSLLHSHIQQLYMESCGKSVTGNGKNLDIPSGVIIIGDTGTNAQHSFFQLMHQGRPFPVEFIGIAKPLHEQKIKGLFGIPNHHELWINMIAQAEALACGRESDDPAKRCPGNRPSSIIVLDSITPEDIGKLLSFYEAKTVYEAFLSGYNPFDQFGVETGKIIASGLRQKIVSNDKCRDEVRGITAFYLDKIVSN; the protein is encoded by the coding sequence ATGGGTTATAATATATATTCCAGTCCTGTCACAGATGCCAAAGCCTGGCTTTCACTCGAGAACAAAAAACCCCAGATCTGTCAGGAATCCGGCCATCTGAAGAATTTGACCACAGAAAAAGACAGAATCACCGGATTCTCAATCAGTACTCCCGGTTTATTCTATGATTTCTCGCGTCAAAGAATCAATAAATCCATAATGGACTCACTTATCGATCTCGCAAAGGAAAGAGAGGTCAGGCCTTTTTTCAAAAAAATGTCTAACGGTGAGATCGTAAATACCACGGAAAACCTCCCGGCCGAACATATTGCAATCAGGGCCAACTTCTGTGATTTACCAAATACTGATGAAGCCAGACTATCCTCGAAAGCACGCGGCGATTTATTAAAAGCCATATCTTTTTCAAAAGAAATACGAAATGGTAGCCGAAAAAGTTCCACAGGTGAAATTTTTACGGATGTTGTTGTGATCGGAATAGGCGGGTCGCATTTAGGAACCGCTTTTGTGGCTTCGGCTCTGAAAGATTTTTCTGACAGGGAAATAAGGCTCCACTTTCTGTCAAATGTCGATTACTCAGGATTTGCTGATATTACAGAGATTATTCATCCTTCAACGACTTTATGGATAGTCATATCCAAAAGCTTCACAACGTCTGAGGTCGCATGCAACGCCTGGATCGCCTGGAATTACATGGCGGAATCGGTTCCTGATCCTTCCATGCATTTTGTCGCAATTAGCGCATCTGAAAAAGCTGCTCAGTCGACTTCACCCAAATTCAGTTGTGTTTTCTCAATGCCTGAAGGTGTTGGCGGAAGATACAGCGTAACATCAACAGCAGGCATACTCCCCCTTTCAATATACATCGGATTTGAAAACGTATCAAAATTGCTCAAGGGCGCCCATGAAATGGATATCCATGCGTCCGAGAGTCCTGAAGAAAAAAATATGCCTCTCATAGCTGCACTCATAGGACTGTGGAATAACTGTTTCCTTAAATATCCGGCCCAGGGGATAATCCCATACTCAAACAGGCTTTCACTTCTTCATTCCCATATTCAGCAACTCTATATGGAAAGCTGCGGAAAATCTGTTACAGGAAACGGCAAAAATCTCGATATCCCGTCAGGAGTAATTATCATAGGCGATACGGGAACAAACGCACAACACTCGTTTTTTCAGCTTATGCACCAGGGCCGACCTTTTCCTGTTGAATTTATTGGGATTGCAAAACCATTACATGAGCAGAAAATAAAAGGGTTGTTCGGGATTCCAAATCATCATGAACTATGGATCAATATGATCGCCCAAGCTGAGGCTCTTGCCTGCGGACGTGAATCTGACGACCCTGCCAAAAGATGCCCGGGCAACAGGCCTTCGTCAATTATAGTTCTTGACAGCATAACTCCTGAAGACATTGGCAAACTGCTGTCATTTTATGAAGCAAAAACCGTTTATGAGGCTTTTCTTTCCGGCTACAATCCCTTTGATCAATTCGGAGTTGAGACAGGAAAAATAATTGCCTCGGGACTAAGACAAAAAATTGTTTCAAATGATAAGTGCAGGGATGAGGTGAGGGGTATAACTGCCTTTTATCTTGATAAAATAGTGTCTAATTAA